A segment of the Desulfitobacterium dehalogenans ATCC 51507 genome:
GAGGCTGGATCAATAGTACTTTCAATTGCTTTTACCTCATTTCGCTTTTGTTTTCAGCACCATTCATAAAGAGATCAACCATTGCCGCGAGATGTTTTTCAGGGTTCCAAGAATCTCCCTCAAGGATCCAGACCATAAATTCCATGACATACATAATCTCAAGATGCTTGGCCAAGTATTCTGTCGGCAGATCTTGGCGTAATTCACCCGCTTCCTGACCGTAGCGAATGATTTGGGCAAGAACCTGATCCATACCGCTGTTCTGATAAGCCTCTGGCTGTAACATAGATTGAAACTGGTGAACAAAGTAGATTTGAAGGAGTTCACGGTATTGGAGGTTCCATTCAAACTGCCCACGAAAATATTCATAAATTTTTGAGCGGGTAGTCGGTAGTTTTGCCAAAAAGTCCAAAACCTGATCCACAAATTGATGACTCATGTCTTGAAAGAACTCGGCCACAATAAGCTCTTTAGAGGGGAAGTAATTGTAGAGTGTCACTTTCGAAATGTCCACAGCCTCCGCTATTTGCTCCATGGTCGTGGCATCGTAGCCTTGGGTTTGGAAAAACTGAATAGCTGTAGTAAGGATACTTTGCTTTGTCTCTTCTTTTTTTCGTTCTCGCCGATTTAAGGTACTGTTCTTACTCATCATGACCTCCTTAGGGTTTTGTATTGGCTCCGATAGAGACAATAAGCTTACTTAGTAAAAATATGAACTGAACATAAAAGTTAACCAAGTTAATTTTTATGTTCTAAGTATAAAACATAATTTGTCAGATGTAAACTCTCTAAAGAAGATGCCACTTCCTACACAAAAACGCAGCTCATTTTGAGCCGCGTTTTTGTGTAGGAAGTGGTTATCTATAATGTTCGCTGTTTGAATAAGGATTAATCTTCATCATCCTTTTGTTCTTTTACTTTATCCACGATTTCCGGAACCATATCCAGGAGCTTTTCTAAACCACCGGCTTTTTTAATGGGAAGGAGCTCAACTTGATCACCTTTGATGACCAGGATTGCGGTGGCATGGATTTTAGCCCCTGCGCCGGCACCGCTGCCGGTTCCGTCGTTACCTTTCTCATCTTTACCACCGCCGCCGCCTGTTCCAAGACCGAAAGTAATGTCAATAAAGGGAATAATAGTAGTTTCGCCCACTTTAATAGGATCTCCAACCACGGTCTTGGACTTTAGAAAGCTTTCCAGTTTTTCAAAAATCGTATCGATGTTTTCTTTTGTGTTAATTGACATATTGAGGACCTCCTTTAGATTTCTTTGGTTTTTTAAAGAGCTTGGGAATGTATATACTTCTAACTGGTTTAGAGAGCAGGAACCCTAGAATCATAAAGAGGAGAGAGGGAACCCAAACTCGGCCACCAATTAAAAATTTTCCTTCAAGGACTTCTTCATCGAACACCGGTTGCACATGAAGATCATGTTTATGAATCAAGAAATGAAACTGACTGAGCAGACCATAAAGCAAGCCGGTCATCATGGGATCGCTGAATCCCACTTTGGCAGAAACAAAGAGGGTATGGGGCTGAAAGTGCTTAAGTAGTTTGACCAGAGTTGAGAGAGCCTCCTTTAGGATGTCCGGCCTTAAAAACTCTTTAAATGAAGATTTCTTTCCCTTGCCCTTATGACTGGATTTGCTCTTTGCAGCGTGATCAACTCCTTTGCTATACTTGTCTTTCTCGGACTTCCCGATAGGAGGGAGTCCTTCTTTCTCTGACTTACTGGGAGGAGTCTTTGGTTCAAAGGTATGTTCAATCCATCGAAAAACAGCGAGATTGATTCTGAACCTTCCAGGAAAAGTGCGGCTAAAATCAATCTTTATTCCTCCAAAGAGCCAGGTGATGGAGCCTTCCAATAGACTTTGCTCATATTTTTCTCCGGCTATACGATAGCGGTAGGGAATGATTAATAGGG
Coding sequences within it:
- a CDS encoding TetR/AcrR family transcriptional regulator, with product MSKNSTLNRRERKKEETKQSILTTAIQFFQTQGYDATTMEQIAEAVDISKVTLYNYFPSKELIVAEFFQDMSHQFVDQVLDFLAKLPTTRSKIYEYFRGQFEWNLQYRELLQIYFVHQFQSMLQPEAYQNSGMDQVLAQIIRYGQEAGELRQDLPTEYLAKHLEIMYVMEFMVWILEGDSWNPEKHLAAMVDLFMNGAENKSEMR
- a CDS encoding GerW family sporulation protein, coding for MSINTKENIDTIFEKLESFLKSKTVVGDPIKVGETTIIPFIDITFGLGTGGGGGKDEKGNDGTGSGAGAGAKIHATAILVIKGDQVELLPIKKAGGLEKLLDMVPEIVDKVKEQKDDED
- a CDS encoding DUF2953 domain-containing protein; amino-acid sequence: MFLSILGFLLQALGYLLLAILIIVLALLIIPYRYRIAGEKYEQSLLEGSITWLFGGIKIDFSRTFPGRFRINLAVFRWIEHTFEPKTPPSKSEKEGLPPIGKSEKDKYSKGVDHAAKSKSSHKGKGKKSSFKEFLRPDILKEALSTLVKLLKHFQPHTLFVSAKVGFSDPMMTGLLYGLLSQFHFLIHKHDLHVQPVFDEEVLEGKFLIGGRVWVPSLLFMILGFLLSKPVRSIYIPKLFKKPKKSKGGPQYVN